One segment of Castanea sativa cultivar Marrone di Chiusa Pesio chromosome 3, ASM4071231v1 DNA contains the following:
- the LOC142628673 gene encoding MLP-like protein 43, translating to MAALMGKLEAEVDYNSSADKFYNISSQSYHIANASDTVREAEVHDDWETTGSVRIWKFTVDGNVENFKDKVEIDDENKMVLPKSEGGSVKVTLEYEKLNENVPPPTKYLDLIVNIINDIDAHDLKA from the exons ATGGCTGCTTTAATGGGTAAGCTGGAGGCTGAGGTAGATTACAATTCCTCAGCCGACAAGTTCTACAACATCAGCAGCCAATCTTACCACATTGCGAATGCCTCTGATACAGTGCGTGAAGCTGAAGTACATGACGATTGGGAAACTACAGGCTCAGTCAGGATATGGAAATTCACTGTTG ATGGAAATGTCGAGAATTTCAAGGATAAGGTAGAAATAGATGACGAAAACAAGATG GTTCTGCCAAAGAGTGAGGGTGGCTCCGTGAAAGTGACTCTGGAATATGAGAAACTCAACGAAAATGTCCCGCCTCCTACTAAGTACCTTGATTTGATTGTTAATATTATCAACGATATTGATGCCCACGACCTCAAGGCTTAA